In Edaphobacter paludis, a single window of DNA contains:
- a CDS encoding S53 family peptidase: MPTKKTASHFATQSRIILPGSQKAAFAQTATEKPAPAAIRITVSVVVKRKAPLKTANRLGKERLTRVQFRQAHGPDPNALKLVRAFAKEYGLTPVPGTPAPGSRIIKLTGSITAMQKAFGAPLVHKTTETATYRVREGSITLPSELSGSVEAVLGLDNRPQAEPHFRIAGDTRNFAARTAQAGGFATPHASIQPSAQQANISYTPVQVAQFYQFPANASAAGQTIGILELGGGYRAADITAYFKSLGQPTPKVTAVSVDGGKNSPSTSSSADGEVMLDIEVSAAVAPGANIAVYFAPNTDQGFLDALDAAIHDTTNKPSVISISWGSAEANWTQQSMTALDAACQSAAALGITVTAAAGDNGSTDGGTGNNVDFPSSSPHVLACGGTKLTGSGTTITSEVVWNELANNEGATGGGVSNVFPLPAWQSSTNVPAPGKATGGRGVPDVCGNADPATGYTVRVDGQDLVIGGTSAVAPLWAGLIAVANQQNGATAGLLQPQIYAAKAKAGFRDITSGDNGSFSAGPGWDACTGLGSPITATLIPFLTTTASGKKPTKPKPTKPTKRKK; the protein is encoded by the coding sequence ATGCCGACAAAAAAAACCGCCTCCCACTTTGCAACCCAAAGCCGCATCATCCTCCCCGGCAGCCAGAAGGCTGCCTTCGCCCAGACAGCCACTGAAAAGCCCGCCCCGGCCGCCATTCGAATCACCGTCTCGGTCGTCGTCAAAAGAAAGGCCCCGCTCAAGACTGCCAACCGTCTCGGCAAGGAGCGCCTTACTCGCGTCCAGTTCCGCCAGGCCCACGGCCCCGACCCCAACGCTCTCAAGCTCGTTCGCGCCTTTGCCAAAGAATACGGCCTTACTCCTGTCCCCGGCACTCCCGCGCCTGGCAGTCGCATCATCAAGCTCACAGGAAGCATCACCGCGATGCAGAAGGCGTTCGGCGCCCCTCTCGTCCACAAGACCACCGAGACGGCTACCTACCGCGTCCGCGAAGGCAGCATCACCCTTCCGTCCGAACTCTCAGGCAGCGTTGAAGCCGTTCTCGGCCTCGACAATCGCCCTCAGGCCGAGCCACACTTTCGCATAGCAGGCGATACGAGGAATTTCGCCGCTCGCACCGCACAGGCCGGAGGCTTTGCCACGCCTCACGCGAGCATCCAGCCCAGTGCGCAGCAGGCCAACATATCGTACACGCCAGTCCAGGTAGCACAGTTCTATCAATTTCCAGCAAACGCCAGCGCCGCAGGCCAGACCATCGGCATTCTGGAACTAGGCGGAGGCTACCGCGCCGCCGACATCACCGCATACTTCAAATCACTTGGCCAGCCCACCCCCAAAGTTACCGCCGTCTCCGTGGACGGTGGTAAAAATAGTCCCTCCACTTCTTCCAGCGCCGATGGAGAAGTCATGCTCGATATTGAAGTCTCCGCCGCAGTAGCCCCCGGAGCCAACATCGCCGTCTACTTCGCTCCCAATACCGACCAGGGCTTCCTCGACGCCCTCGACGCCGCCATCCACGACACAACCAATAAGCCCAGCGTGATCTCCATTAGTTGGGGCTCGGCGGAGGCCAACTGGACCCAGCAATCGATGACCGCCCTCGACGCTGCCTGCCAATCCGCAGCGGCCCTGGGAATCACGGTCACCGCCGCGGCTGGAGACAACGGCTCGACCGACGGCGGCACCGGCAACAATGTGGACTTCCCCTCCTCCAGCCCCCACGTCCTCGCCTGCGGTGGGACCAAACTCACCGGCAGCGGAACCACCATCACCAGCGAGGTTGTCTGGAACGAACTGGCCAATAACGAAGGAGCCACTGGAGGCGGCGTCAGTAATGTCTTCCCTTTGCCCGCATGGCAATCCAGCACGAACGTTCCCGCGCCCGGCAAAGCCACTGGTGGCCGCGGCGTTCCCGACGTCTGCGGCAATGCCGATCCTGCCACCGGCTACACTGTCCGCGTCGACGGCCAGGACCTCGTGATCGGCGGCACCAGCGCCGTAGCTCCGCTCTGGGCCGGGCTCATCGCTGTAGCCAACCAGCAGAACGGCGCGACCGCCGGCCTCCTCCAGCCTCAGATCTACGCCGCCAAAGCCAAAGCAGGCTTCCGCGACATCACTTCAGGGGACAACGGAAGCTTCAGCGCCGGTCCCGGCTGGGACGCCTGCACCGGTCTGGGTTCGCCCATTACCGCTACTCTAATCCCATTCTTAACAACTACCGCGTCGGGGAAAAAACCCACCAAGCCGAAGCCCACCAAGCCCACTAAGCGGAAGAAGTGA
- a CDS encoding amidohydrolase family protein translates to MTDRIDAHHHLWRYSPEEYGWIDDEMAALRRDFLPEDLGREIAAAGIDGTIAVQARQTMDETRWLLKMADECEAIRGVVGWAPIAGEDFPGVMEEFEFKPKLKGLRHVIQGEKDENYILREDFNSGMRTLLGSGLVYDILIHERHLPQTIDFVDEHPDQVFVLDHMAKPLIREGLLEPWAARMRELGKRENVWCKVSGMVTEADWKAWTPESLRPYLDVAVEAFGVERLMAGSDWPVCLVASEYGWWFDVLRSYFAGFSEGEQDAVFGGTATAVYGLE, encoded by the coding sequence GTGACCGATAGGATTGATGCGCACCACCACCTTTGGCGGTATTCGCCAGAGGAGTACGGATGGATTGATGACGAGATGGCGGCGCTGCGGAGGGATTTTCTGCCGGAGGATCTCGGGCGCGAGATTGCGGCAGCGGGTATCGATGGCACGATAGCCGTGCAGGCTCGGCAGACCATGGATGAGACGCGGTGGTTGTTGAAGATGGCCGACGAGTGTGAGGCGATTCGCGGTGTGGTTGGGTGGGCGCCGATTGCCGGGGAAGATTTTCCGGGAGTCATGGAGGAGTTCGAGTTCAAGCCGAAGCTGAAGGGGCTGCGGCATGTAATCCAGGGAGAGAAGGACGAGAACTATATTCTGCGCGAGGACTTCAACTCCGGGATGCGGACGCTGCTGGGCAGCGGCTTGGTTTACGACATCCTGATCCATGAGCGACATCTTCCGCAAACGATTGATTTTGTGGATGAGCATCCGGATCAGGTATTTGTGCTGGATCATATGGCCAAGCCACTGATTCGCGAGGGGCTGCTCGAGCCGTGGGCTGCGCGGATGCGGGAGCTGGGCAAGCGAGAGAACGTCTGGTGCAAGGTGTCGGGGATGGTGACGGAGGCGGATTGGAAGGCGTGGACGCCAGAGTCGCTGCGGCCTTATCTGGATGTAGCGGTGGAAGCGTTTGGCGTAGAGCGGTTGATGGCTGGATCGGACTGGCCGGTTTGTCTGGTGGCAAGTGAGTATGGATGGTGGTTTGATGTGTTGCGGAGCTACTTTGCCGGGTTCAGCGAAGGGGAGCAGGATGCCGTGTTTGGTGGAACGGCGACCGCCGTATATGGGTTGGAGTAG
- the mctP gene encoding monocarboxylate uptake permease MctP, which yields MHATALVIFCIFFSLVTLAGFWAARWRRPAAGMASLEEWGLAGRSFGTWVTWFLIGGDLYTAYTVIAVPALMYGGGAMGFFAVPYAVITYPFMMLVLPRLWTICHRHGYITLADFVGGRYGNRWLTVAVAVTGIMALMPYIALQLVGMQVVIEAMGVHGEWPLAAAFVILAAYTYSSGLRAPAVIAIAKDVMLYVMVLAALILLPLKLGGYAHIFELASHALATHTPAASIYLKPGQYMAYSTLAIGSAVALMLYPHTATAVLSAKSPNVVRRNMAMLPAYSFLLGMIALLGYLALAAGVTTKNTSEAVPLLLMKMFPEWFSGFCLSAVAIGALVPAAIMSISASNLFTRNLYGTFARKPLDAAGESRMAKVVSLVVKFGALIFVLRLPVAYAIDMQLLGGIWITQLFPAVVVGIFSRCLHPWALLAGWAAGMGIGTGMVLSLGLKSSVYPLHLFGQTYAMYAAVPALLLNLLVAAVLTLVFRMVNVGVSADTTDATAYVG from the coding sequence TTGCACGCGACAGCTCTTGTAATCTTCTGCATCTTCTTCTCCCTGGTGACATTGGCCGGCTTCTGGGCGGCGCGGTGGAGGCGGCCCGCAGCAGGAATGGCATCGCTCGAAGAATGGGGCCTGGCCGGACGCAGCTTTGGGACCTGGGTGACCTGGTTTCTGATCGGCGGCGATCTGTACACGGCCTATACGGTGATCGCCGTACCCGCGCTGATGTACGGAGGCGGCGCGATGGGGTTCTTCGCCGTTCCCTATGCGGTCATCACCTATCCCTTCATGATGCTGGTTCTTCCGCGCCTGTGGACGATATGTCACCGTCACGGTTACATCACATTGGCAGACTTCGTAGGCGGACGCTACGGAAACCGGTGGCTGACCGTCGCGGTCGCTGTCACCGGAATCATGGCGCTGATGCCCTACATCGCCCTGCAATTGGTGGGAATGCAAGTAGTCATCGAGGCGATGGGTGTGCACGGCGAGTGGCCGCTGGCGGCCGCGTTCGTCATTCTCGCGGCTTACACCTACTCCAGCGGTCTGCGTGCGCCCGCAGTCATTGCAATCGCAAAAGACGTAATGCTCTACGTGATGGTGCTTGCCGCGCTGATCCTCCTGCCGCTGAAGCTGGGCGGCTACGCTCACATCTTTGAACTGGCGAGTCACGCTCTGGCGACACACACTCCGGCGGCGTCGATCTATCTGAAACCCGGGCAATATATGGCGTATTCGACACTCGCGATTGGATCGGCGGTAGCATTGATGCTCTATCCACATACTGCAACCGCTGTGTTGAGCGCAAAGAGTCCCAACGTAGTACGGCGGAATATGGCGATGCTGCCCGCCTACAGCTTTCTGCTGGGAATGATTGCGCTACTGGGCTACCTTGCGCTGGCAGCGGGAGTAACGACGAAGAACACCAGCGAGGCCGTCCCACTGCTGTTGATGAAGATGTTTCCCGAGTGGTTTTCCGGCTTCTGCCTGTCGGCGGTGGCGATTGGAGCGCTGGTACCTGCGGCGATCATGTCGATCTCAGCCTCGAACCTCTTCACCCGTAACCTCTATGGGACATTTGCGCGTAAGCCTCTGGATGCCGCGGGTGAATCGCGTATGGCGAAGGTAGTCTCGCTGGTGGTGAAGTTTGGCGCATTGATCTTCGTGCTGCGGCTACCCGTGGCCTACGCCATCGATATGCAGTTGCTCGGCGGAATCTGGATTACGCAACTCTTCCCCGCCGTAGTGGTGGGAATCTTCAGCAGGTGTCTTCATCCATGGGCGCTGCTGGCCGGATGGGCGGCGGGGATGGGCATAGGAACAGGGATGGTACTTTCGCTGGGACTGAAAAGCTCCGTCTATCCGCTGCACCTGTTTGGACAGACGTATGCCATGTATGCCGCAGTTCCAGCGCTGCTTTTGAACCTGCTGGTCGCCGCCGTGCTGACTCTGGTGTTTCGCATGGTCAACGTAGGCGTGAGCGCAGACACGACCGATGCCACAGCCTATGTGGGGTAG
- the ribH gene encoding 6,7-dimethyl-8-ribityllumazine synthase, whose amino-acid sequence MIKGITLVSAVSSADTFDQLNSLLGALGFEPGKGWQDDKGRGAAHLAPLGNLEFVTGRPPAVPPMLIEVTQLDQVHAAVQKWMLANYRTEEVAALLSAPELTHWNSRLFTVKITTGEAEALTLGFWQSENPLHNKPVAVEGDLSAVGMRFAIVTARWNAVITDRLLQGSLDGLYRSGAAKADVEIVRVPGAWEIPSAARTLAESKRFDAIITLGCLLRGETAHYEAIYTEVARGIGQSQQETGVPHAFGVLTCETLEQALDRAGVKAGNKGFEAAIAAIEMVSIQKKLAVKR is encoded by the coding sequence ATGATTAAGGGAATTACGCTAGTCAGCGCCGTCTCTTCGGCAGACACGTTCGACCAGCTCAACAGCCTGCTGGGTGCGCTGGGCTTTGAGCCGGGCAAGGGCTGGCAGGATGACAAGGGCCGCGGGGCCGCACATCTCGCGCCGCTGGGCAATCTCGAGTTCGTTACGGGTAGACCGCCAGCAGTTCCGCCGATGCTGATTGAGGTCACGCAACTCGATCAGGTCCATGCCGCTGTGCAGAAGTGGATGCTGGCCAACTATCGCACGGAAGAGGTTGCAGCGCTGCTCTCTGCTCCTGAATTGACGCATTGGAACAGTCGGTTATTTACGGTGAAGATTACGACTGGCGAAGCGGAGGCGCTGACGCTGGGCTTCTGGCAGTCGGAGAACCCGCTTCATAATAAGCCTGTTGCTGTTGAAGGTGATCTGTCCGCCGTCGGGATGCGGTTTGCGATTGTGACCGCTCGGTGGAATGCGGTGATTACGGACCGTCTGTTGCAGGGGTCGCTCGATGGTTTGTACAGAAGCGGCGCGGCGAAGGCCGATGTAGAGATCGTTCGGGTGCCAGGAGCGTGGGAGATTCCTTCGGCTGCGCGCACGCTGGCGGAGTCGAAACGGTTCGATGCGATTATTACGCTGGGCTGCCTGCTGCGCGGCGAGACGGCGCATTATGAGGCTATCTATACCGAGGTGGCGCGGGGGATTGGACAGTCGCAGCAGGAGACGGGTGTTCCTCATGCCTTTGGCGTGCTGACCTGCGAGACGCTGGAGCAGGCGCTGGACCGAGCTGGCGTAAAGGCTGGGAATAAAGGATTTGAAGCGGCAATTGCAGCGATCGAGATGGTTTCGATCCAGAAGAAACTGGCGGTGAAGCGCTAA
- a CDS encoding radical SAM protein, which produces MHLIELYKSVQGESSFAGLPCIFVRLAGCNLRCAWCDSEYTFTGGKPFTEDEIVAQIEALAPCRLIEFTGGEPMLQAKELLPLMQRLLAQNYTLMIETSGERPLVDVPKAVHKIVDVKCPGAGAAANSFRLDNLDALTRNDEVKFVLTNREDYDFARDFIIQHDLGSKAGGILLSPAFRQTPSPQRTADNMALDPRKLVEWMLADGLNARLSLQIHKFIWEPMKKGV; this is translated from the coding sequence ATGCACTTAATCGAACTCTACAAATCCGTTCAGGGCGAGTCATCCTTCGCGGGGCTTCCCTGCATCTTCGTCCGGCTTGCGGGCTGCAATCTCCGCTGTGCCTGGTGCGACTCCGAGTACACCTTCACCGGCGGCAAACCGTTCACGGAAGACGAAATCGTCGCGCAGATTGAAGCCCTTGCGCCCTGCAGGCTCATCGAATTCACCGGTGGCGAGCCCATGCTGCAGGCGAAGGAACTTTTACCGCTGATGCAGCGGCTTCTCGCGCAGAACTACACCCTGATGATCGAAACCTCCGGCGAGCGTCCGCTGGTTGACGTTCCCAAAGCCGTGCACAAGATTGTCGACGTCAAATGCCCCGGTGCGGGCGCTGCGGCTAACAGCTTTCGGCTCGACAACCTCGACGCGCTCACCCGGAACGATGAAGTAAAGTTCGTCCTCACAAATCGCGAAGACTACGACTTCGCCCGGGACTTCATCATTCAGCACGACCTTGGAAGCAAGGCAGGCGGCATTCTGCTCAGCCCAGCTTTCCGGCAGACCCCCAGCCCGCAGCGCACGGCCGATAATATGGCGCTCGACCCGCGGAAGCTGGTGGAATGGATGCTGGCAGACGGGCTTAATGCCCGCCTCTCTCTCCAGATCCACAAGTTCATCTGGGAGCCTATGAAAAAGGGCGTCTGA
- the queD gene encoding 6-carboxytetrahydropterin synthase QueD, translating into MFEVTVEAGFSSGHYLRNYRGKCENPHGHNYKVFVTLIGPDLDEAGLLLDFKLLKQVLRPVVDYLDHQMINDLEPFTTVNPSAENLARYFYQETAKQLHDMTEGRVRIKDCTLYETDTSFARYYE; encoded by the coding sequence ATGTTCGAAGTTACCGTAGAAGCTGGTTTCTCCTCCGGCCACTATCTCCGCAACTATCGCGGGAAGTGCGAGAACCCGCACGGCCACAATTACAAGGTCTTCGTTACGCTGATCGGCCCTGACTTGGACGAAGCTGGTCTCCTGCTCGATTTCAAGCTTCTTAAGCAGGTTTTGCGTCCAGTGGTCGATTATCTTGACCATCAGATGATCAACGATCTCGAGCCGTTCACTACGGTCAATCCGTCGGCGGAAAATCTCGCTCGCTACTTCTATCAGGAGACAGCAAAACAACTTCACGACATGACCGAAGGCCGCGTCCGCATCAAGGACTGCACGCTTTACGAGACCGACACCAGCTTCGCCCGCTACTACGAGTAA
- the nusB gene encoding transcription antitermination factor NusB gives MGTRRKSRELTMQMLFQGDLGKQTPDEVRKLFWPSRDDVDAETRGFAEDLYRIATSRQVEIDALIETHAQNWRIERMPVVDRSLIRAAVAEMLGFPNTPAAIIINESLEVGRRYAAPESIHFLNGVLDAIARDLLKKRLA, from the coding sequence ATGGGAACTCGCCGTAAATCTCGTGAACTGACGATGCAGATGTTATTCCAGGGCGATCTGGGCAAACAGACCCCCGATGAGGTCCGAAAGCTGTTCTGGCCTTCTCGGGATGATGTGGATGCGGAGACTCGCGGCTTTGCCGAGGACTTGTACCGCATTGCCACTTCGCGGCAGGTGGAGATCGATGCATTGATCGAGACCCATGCGCAAAACTGGCGGATCGAGCGGATGCCGGTGGTGGACCGCAGCCTGATTCGCGCGGCCGTGGCGGAGATGCTGGGATTTCCGAATACTCCGGCAGCGATCATCATCAACGAGTCACTGGAGGTAGGGCGCCGTTATGCGGCTCCCGAGTCCATCCATTTTCTTAACGGTGTGCTGGATGCGATTGCACGTGACCTTTTGAAGAAGCGGCTGGCTTAA
- a CDS encoding PEP-CTERM sorting domain-containing protein — protein MRADTLLTYNVSGNVPSAVYAYDGTTVIPPSTLSGTVVVDQTAGSISNVDVFLSGGIVGEYTATSAFSDYFYPNLLDIFAFNASADPSSADPANAFPILDLIFPGSALTSGGTIPLITATNAALYESDPTLVVQSNVGQGEGQNIDFSSGELTLQDPSPVPEPESLVLMSTGVVALVGCLRRRKVS, from the coding sequence TTGAGGGCAGACACTCTTTTGACCTACAACGTCTCGGGCAATGTGCCTTCGGCCGTGTACGCATACGACGGAACCACTGTAATTCCCCCGTCCACGTTGAGCGGAACGGTTGTAGTGGATCAGACCGCGGGATCAATTTCCAATGTGGATGTCTTTCTGAGCGGTGGAATTGTCGGCGAGTACACCGCGACCTCGGCTTTTTCCGACTACTTCTATCCAAATCTGCTGGATATCTTTGCCTTCAACGCGAGCGCCGACCCTTCGAGTGCTGACCCTGCAAATGCATTCCCTATTCTCGATCTGATCTTCCCTGGCTCTGCATTAACGTCCGGAGGAACGATCCCACTGATTACCGCAACAAATGCCGCGTTATATGAGAGCGATCCGACGCTGGTCGTTCAATCGAATGTAGGCCAGGGCGAAGGGCAAAACATCGATTTTAGTTCTGGAGAATTGACCTTGCAAGACCCGAGCCCTGTACCAGAGCCCGAATCGCTGGTGCTTATGAGCACCGGAGTTGTGGCGCTGGTTGGATGCCTGCGTAGACGCAAAGTTAGTTAG
- a CDS encoding enoyl-CoA hydratase-related protein — translation MNYETTWETLLCEVNEQIATITLNRPKVLNALNARVFDELEAVFTALSNDPSVRVVLLTGSGEKAFAAGADINELAATDATTGEAKARRGQAVFRLIETCGKPVIACINGFALGGGCELAMACTLRLASETARLGQPEVKLGLVPGYGGTQRLPRLVGQSAALRLLLTGEMIGAAEALRLGLVDEVVPTERLMTRAKELALAIVAMAPLAVAGCIEAVLRGSELGIDDAMKVEASIFGRLCGTADKAEGTAAFLEKRAPKWTAR, via the coding sequence GTGAACTATGAGACGACATGGGAGACGCTGCTGTGCGAGGTCAACGAGCAGATTGCGACCATAACGCTCAATCGTCCGAAGGTTCTGAATGCTCTGAACGCCCGGGTCTTCGATGAGCTGGAAGCCGTGTTCACGGCACTATCAAATGATCCTTCCGTCCGCGTCGTCCTGCTGACCGGCTCTGGAGAAAAGGCATTCGCGGCAGGCGCAGACATAAACGAACTTGCAGCCACCGACGCGACGACCGGCGAGGCCAAGGCGCGGCGCGGGCAAGCAGTCTTTCGGCTGATCGAGACCTGCGGCAAGCCAGTCATCGCCTGTATCAACGGCTTCGCGCTTGGTGGAGGATGCGAGCTGGCGATGGCTTGCACGCTGCGTCTGGCCAGCGAAACCGCCCGATTGGGCCAGCCTGAAGTGAAGCTCGGTCTGGTACCCGGATACGGTGGCACCCAGCGCCTGCCTCGCCTCGTCGGCCAGTCGGCTGCCCTGCGACTACTGCTCACCGGCGAAATGATCGGGGCGGCGGAGGCGCTGCGACTCGGGCTGGTTGACGAGGTCGTGCCTACGGAGCGTCTGATGACACGGGCAAAGGAGCTGGCTCTGGCAATCGTGGCCATGGCTCCCCTGGCGGTGGCAGGATGCATCGAAGCGGTACTGCGCGGAAGCGAGCTCGGCATCGACGACGCGATGAAGGTCGAAGCATCAATCTTCGGGAGGCTTTGCGGAACGGCCGATAAGGCAGAAGGAACAGCGGCGTTTCTGGAGAAGCGCGCGCCAAAATGGACGGCACGATGA
- a CDS encoding DUF1440 domain-containing protein encodes MDEERKTEPAKSLMKGLVAGLIGGLVATAAKTMMEKMYPPRTHGEPDPPAVLAQKLAGHQLSASEETAAVETIHWGFGALTGAAYGALAEFYPAATAKDGAGFGMALASLTHEGALPAMGLSAPPEEQTTRERTSEMASHAVFGMVTETVRRVVRKTLG; translated from the coding sequence ATGGACGAAGAGCGGAAGACAGAACCTGCAAAGTCGTTGATGAAGGGCTTGGTGGCGGGGCTGATTGGCGGCCTGGTGGCAACGGCAGCCAAGACGATGATGGAGAAGATGTATCCTCCGCGAACGCACGGAGAACCGGATCCTCCGGCAGTGCTGGCGCAGAAGCTTGCCGGCCATCAACTCTCGGCCAGCGAAGAGACCGCCGCCGTGGAGACGATTCATTGGGGCTTCGGAGCACTCACCGGAGCGGCTTATGGTGCGCTCGCCGAGTTTTATCCAGCAGCCACAGCAAAAGACGGCGCGGGATTCGGGATGGCGCTCGCCTCATTGACGCATGAAGGCGCGCTGCCGGCGATGGGATTGTCGGCTCCGCCGGAGGAACAGACTACGCGGGAGCGCACGAGCGAGATGGCATCGCATGCGGTGTTTGGCATGGTGACGGAAACGGTGCGGCGAGTGGTTCGGAAGACTCTGGGATAA
- a CDS encoding cytochrome D1 domain-containing protein, whose translation MKALIRAAVPVVCLCLSGLLYGQSKSSASLLVLSKQDHSLSIVDAVSLRVVARVPVGNDPHEVVASDDGTTAYVSNYGFGAYNTLTVVDLVAAKALRTVDLGPLRGPHGLTFVEGKAWLTAEAAKAIARYDPATQKVDWILGTGQNRTHMIYVSKDGQRIVTTNVSSGTVSIIDQEPLPMPAPPPGAHGPQDGRGMPPGGPGGNMPRTDWNETVVRVGRGSEGFDVSPDGKEIWVANAQDGTLSVIDFHEKKVIQTLDVNAAGANRLKFTPDGRRVLVSSGSELVVLDASTHRVVKRIPIGHGSGGVLVQPDGARAFVACGPDDYVAVIDLSSLTVTGHIQAGGGPDGLAWAVRR comes from the coding sequence ATGAAAGCTCTTATACGTGCCGCCGTTCCTGTCGTCTGCCTTTGCCTCTCGGGACTGCTGTATGGGCAAAGCAAATCTTCGGCATCACTGCTGGTTCTCTCAAAGCAGGATCACAGTTTGAGCATCGTCGATGCTGTGAGTTTGCGCGTCGTCGCCAGGGTGCCGGTCGGCAATGACCCGCATGAGGTGGTTGCCTCGGACGACGGTACGACTGCGTATGTCTCGAACTATGGCTTCGGTGCGTACAACACTCTCACAGTCGTTGATCTCGTCGCAGCGAAAGCGCTTCGAACTGTGGACCTCGGACCGCTTCGAGGGCCTCATGGGCTTACGTTTGTCGAAGGGAAGGCGTGGTTAACCGCAGAGGCCGCAAAGGCGATTGCACGATATGATCCGGCCACCCAGAAGGTCGATTGGATTCTAGGTACAGGACAGAATCGTACGCACATGATCTATGTCTCCAAAGACGGGCAGCGCATCGTCACTACGAATGTGAGTTCCGGGACGGTGAGCATCATCGATCAGGAGCCTCTACCCATGCCGGCGCCGCCGCCGGGAGCACATGGGCCTCAAGATGGTCGCGGGATGCCGCCGGGGGGGCCGGGCGGCAACATGCCTCGCACCGATTGGAATGAGACGGTCGTTCGCGTTGGCCGTGGTTCCGAAGGCTTCGATGTCTCTCCGGATGGCAAAGAGATCTGGGTTGCGAATGCGCAGGATGGAACTCTCTCCGTCATCGATTTTCATGAAAAGAAGGTGATTCAGACCCTTGATGTGAACGCTGCGGGCGCGAACCGGCTGAAGTTCACTCCCGATGGCAGGCGAGTGCTGGTGTCGAGCGGGTCCGAGCTTGTGGTTCTGGATGCGAGTACGCACAGGGTGGTGAAACGCATCCCCATCGGTCATGGCTCCGGCGGCGTTTTGGTGCAGCCCGATGGGGCCCGGGCGTTTGTGGCATGTGGCCCTGATGACTATGTCGCGGTCATCGATCTCAGCTCGCTTACAGTAACGGGTCATATTCAGGCTGGCGGTGGACCTGATGGTTTGGCCTGGGCTGTTCGCCGCTAA
- a CDS encoding zinc-binding alcohol dehydrogenase family protein encodes MKAFRMEGPGVATIAEVPDAVAQAGEALLRVKMVGMCGTDLNTFRGRNAMVAFPRVPGHEVAAEIVEGGGELAAGTQVTISPYTSCGRCPSCRRGRVNACQFNETMGVQRDGAMTEYISVPVEKLYAATLSIKELCLVEPLTVGFHATARGRVTAEDTVAVFGCGGVGLGAIAAAAFRGAETIAIDMDDAKLEIARKAGANHLIHSKNEDLHERLAEITDGHGPDVMIEAIGLPQTFRAAVEEVAFTGRVVYIGYAKEPVAYETRLFVQKELDILGSRNALPEDFREVIRMLEAGRFPVEDAVSAVVPMEEAARMLGEWSDAPGKFTKIMVKI; translated from the coding sequence ATGAAGGCGTTTCGGATGGAAGGACCCGGCGTTGCGACTATTGCTGAGGTCCCGGATGCTGTAGCGCAGGCAGGCGAAGCTTTGCTGCGAGTGAAGATGGTGGGGATGTGTGGGACAGACCTGAATACCTTTCGCGGCCGGAATGCGATGGTCGCCTTTCCGCGTGTGCCGGGTCATGAGGTTGCGGCCGAGATAGTAGAAGGCGGTGGCGAGCTTGCGGCGGGAACTCAGGTGACGATTTCGCCTTATACGAGTTGCGGGAGATGTCCGTCGTGCCGGCGTGGACGGGTGAATGCTTGCCAATTCAACGAGACAATGGGAGTGCAGCGCGATGGGGCGATGACGGAGTACATCAGCGTTCCGGTAGAGAAGCTGTATGCGGCGACGCTGTCTATAAAAGAGCTTTGCCTGGTTGAGCCGCTGACGGTTGGGTTTCATGCGACCGCACGCGGACGAGTCACGGCGGAGGACACGGTTGCCGTCTTTGGATGTGGCGGTGTGGGGCTGGGGGCGATCGCTGCGGCGGCGTTTCGCGGTGCGGAGACGATCGCCATCGATATGGACGATGCCAAGTTGGAGATTGCGCGGAAGGCAGGCGCGAACCATCTGATTCACTCAAAGAATGAAGATCTGCATGAGCGGCTGGCTGAAATTACGGACGGACATGGGCCGGATGTGATGATTGAGGCGATTGGGCTGCCGCAGACGTTTCGCGCGGCGGTAGAGGAGGTCGCGTTTACCGGACGTGTGGTCTATATCGGCTATGCAAAGGAGCCAGTGGCGTACGAGACCCGGCTGTTCGTGCAAAAAGAACTGGATATTCTGGGGAGCAGAAATGCGCTGCCGGAGGACTTTCGCGAGGTTATTCGGATGCTCGAAGCGGGACGGTTTCCGGTAGAGGATGCAGTGAGCGCCGTGGTTCCGATGGAAGAGGCCGCACGTATGCTGGGCGAGTGGAGCGACGCTCCGGGGAAGTTTACGAAGATTATGGTGAAGATTTAG